From Penicillium psychrofluorescens genome assembly, chromosome: 1, one genomic window encodes:
- a CDS encoding uncharacterized protein (ID:PFLUO_001243-T1.cds;~source:funannotate), whose translation MSNKRIFRWILYVLGVAIIVLAFWPVPSTQGSVGGKSRGARLGLNAVRNETLGFQKVFAINKPSRVDKRDNIVLGSTVSDFYVEFIDGVVPGNIDPKTYPYNLHIDPKSAQCAARRAHVNVMQRIVHQRLGSAIVFEDDTDWDVTIKTQLQSFALAVRALQKTERARTASSYGDDWDILWIGHCGVDCRHEEPFFLTPNDLTVVPTTHFLPYLRGVPHMRRPENARMACTLNDGVCSNSYAVSQRGAQRILAALSVIPSPLADQIDTGAEFDVVLGRMCGHGYLRCFAPYPSLTGNYRSAGLASKSSDIANMPEDIVEAESHGLMYSTMLNLNRLLNGEPTVHSTWDDVPTLDVDPKDISTPQGGTIQMQGAQGIYAVRFVPW comes from the exons ATGTCCAACAAGCGGATTTTCCGATGGATTCTGTACGTGCTTGGGGTCGCCATCATTGTCCTAGCCTTTTGGCCAGTCCCCTCTACCCAGGGGTCTGTGGGAGGAAAGTCCCGAGGGGCTCGACTCGGCCTCAATGCCGTCCGCAATGAAACTTTAGGG TTTCAAAAAGTTTTCGCGATCAATAAGCCCAGCAGGGTGGACAAGAGGGACAACATTGTCCTGGGCTCCACGGTCAGCGATTTTTATGTCGAGTTCATTGATGGGGTGGTCCCTGGGAATATTGACCCCAAGACCTATCCTTAT AACTTACACATTGATCCAAAGTCAGCCCAATGTGCAGCTCGAAGGGCACATGTAAACGTGATGCAACG AATTGTCCATCAACGACTTGGTAGTGCCATTGTCTTTGAAGATGACACCGACTGGGATGTGACGATCAAGACCCAACTTCAGAGCTTCGCTCTTGCAGTCCGAGCCCTTCAGAAGACGGAGCGTGCTCGCACCGCCTCATCATATGGCGATGATTGGGATATCCTTTGGATTGGCCATTGTGGAGTGGATTGCAGACATGAAGAGCCTTTTTTCCTGACGCCAAACGATCTAACTGTTGTCCCAACGACCCATTTCCTCCCATACTTGCGCGGGGTTCCTCACATGAGGAGACCCGAGAATGCCCGTATGGCCTGCACCTTGAACGATGGAGTCTGCTCCAATAGCTATGCCGTGAGCCAGCGCGGCGCTCAACGGATACTCGCCGCTCTTTCAGTCATCCCATCCCCACTTGCAGACCAAATCGACACTGGTGCTGAGTTTGACGTGGTTTTGGGTAGGATGTGCGGCCATGGATATCTACGATGCTTTGCACCCTATCCGTCTCTAACAGGAAATTATCGATCAGCTGGGCTCGCATCAAAATCCTCCGACATCGCTAACATGCCAGAGGACATAGTTGAAGCCGAAAGTCATGGATTGATGTATAGCACGATGCTGAACCTCAACCGGCTTCTGAATGGCGAGCCAACAGTTCATTCAACTTGGGACGACGTGCCAACGTTGGACGTTGACCCAAAAGACATTTCAACACCTCAAGGAGGAACTATTCAGATGCAGGGAGCACAGGGAATATATGCCGTCAGGTTTGTTCCGTGGTAG
- a CDS encoding uncharacterized protein (ID:PFLUO_001244-T1.cds;~source:funannotate): MAVPSDPLPGYLNHLTQSQETKLRELWILLFTSAASVLSAVYDVPIPEGSPHHLFEALDNIQEPSVDAILAAINNKKPASSTANNLPASDTNGEQKEQKALDKMESLINKDAEKNIMSEMASRKVTPEHFSALFKQLRDMGVPESEIQSMKTILSKLGPEQMVFAVLKMIKQEHPDALLLRFLRARKWDVGKAFAMMTSAILWRKEIEVDDDIMPKGELHALQQAQDEKLNSAARKEGQDFIAQFEMGKSYLHGFDKQGRPIGVVRVRLHKPGAQSQKTLERYIVHTIETTRILVTPPVETGGIVFDMTGFGLSNMEYSPVKFIIKCFEANYPESLGILLIHNAPWIFSGFWKIIHGWMDPVVASKVHFTRSVDDLEKFIPRENIPKELGGEKEWEYEYVKPKPDENTVMQDTKTRDALMFERMMIGLRLLATTAAWISATTFSEKEDEKTVKELKTKREAIVEEFQSNYWKLDPYVRARALIDRTGVLEPDGTVTA, from the exons ATGGCTGTCCCATCCGATCCGCTGCCGGGGTACCTAAATCACCTCACCCAAAGCCAAGAAACAAAGCTGCGAGAATTATGGATCCTCTTGTTTACTTCCGCAGCTTCTGTGCTGTCTGCTGTGTACGACGTTCCGATCCCAGAAGGCTCGCCCCATCATCTCTTTGAGGCTCTAGACAATATCCAGGAACCGTCTGTGGACGCAATCTTAGCTGCAATTAATAATAAGAAGCCTGCTTCATCGACTGCAAACAACTTGCCTGCTTCAGACACAAATGGTgaacagaaagaacaaaaGGCCCTTGACAAGATGGAGTCTCTAATCAACAAAGACGCCGAAAAGAACATCATGTCGGAGATGGCTTCGCGAAAGGTGACACCGGAACATTTTTCTGCACTATTCAAACAGCTTCGAGATATGGGCGTTCCCGAGTCGGAGATTCAATCCATGAAAACAATCCTGTCCAAGCTAGGCCCAGAGCAGATGGTCTTTGCGGTGCTGAAAATGATCAAACAGGAGCACCCCGATGCCCTGCTCCTCCGCTTTCTACGAGCCAGAAAATGGGATGTTGGAAAAGCCTTTGCAATGATGACTTCAGCAATTTTATGGCGAAAGGAAATcgaagttgatgatgacaTCATGCCCAAGGGCGAGCTTCATGCTCTGCAGCAAGCCCAAGATGAGAAACTCAATTCTGCTGCCCGGAAGGAAGGACAGGACTTTATTGCACAGTTTGAGATGGGCAAGAGTTATCTCCACGGATTTGATAAACAGGGAAGACCTATTGGTGTTGTGAGAGTTCGTCTGCACAAACCTGGAGCTCAAAGTCAGAAAACCCTTGAGCGGTATATTGTCCATACCATCGAGACGACTCGGATACTGGTCACTCCTCCAGTGGAGACAGGT GGAATTGTCTTTGACATGACCGGGTTTGGGTTGTCGAACATG GAATATTCACCAGTCAAGTTTATCATTAAATGCTTTGAAGCCAATTACCCTGAATCGCTGGGCATACTTCTTATCCATAACGCACCATGGATTTTCTCTG GATTCTGGAAAATTATCCACGGCTGGATGGACCCCGTAGTAGCCTCCAAAGTCCACTTTACCCGATCAGTCGATGACCTGGAGAAATTCATTCCTCGAGAGAATATCCCCAAAGAGCTGGGCGGGGAGAAGGAATGGGAATACGAGTATGTCAAGCCAAAGCCAGACGAAAATACGGTCATGCAGGATACAAAGACCCGGGATGCTCTAATGTTCGAGCGGATGATGATCGGCCTGCGACTACTCGCTACAACGGCTGCATGGATTTCTGCCACAACATTTtcggagaaggaagatgaaaAGACGGTGAAGGAATTGAAGACCAAGAGAGAGGCAATTGTTGAGGAGTTTCAGAGTAACTACTGGAAACTAGACCCATATGTTCGGGCACGAGCACTGATTGACCGCACTGGGGTTCTTGAGCCAGATGGGACAGTTACCGCCTAG
- a CDS encoding uncharacterized protein (ID:PFLUO_001245-T1.cds;~source:funannotate), giving the protein MATAVSKPTSQPPKMKRPPPPFSQAGVNGVKAHQPSSSPQLASKRPPGSFTATSSPNLANGVANVANPAKGPLNRTRNQSQKLADASSRLGRPLTRAELADSENRSGRTFPEPYVKTTPYILNKYAKHPPSLIVHLHLTHFRFEQQDGSFPYHSEMKIIIEHIRAGTVPYDMIEELLRAGVRFYEGCLIVRVVDHRSVSAQARKSSASPSNGNNAPFSLHNYNEHITPSAYVPYPKQNQLATDGAKSADTANQAQPNGDVSEQAEFQTQKVESSQKASAPKPRVFTTVLHPTPRTLQAELTLLVTTPDPKSARLSAANQLARTQSSSVVPQSPATAGNQERPAKRQKTLVEPQDLPECEAKLTRALAAPLFLDPVDSFEAAQNLLKFLESPLHRDRPPSPKRRKRTIAELAADEALAAEEERFMLIMDERLEPTVTGATAGTKAAVDDAGGVAPFEPRFSRFKTLETIRMQLDDKAKREHEMSMKQELAKRQQADQERERRRALEQRQAEEHMKEEARRHQQLAAQQAQAQLAAQQQNRHVMAQPNGVTQGQQSSPVVRNQTPHSTSSPLVGNTMAHQAVPMSISASQQSGSPPRPPSALQHAHPNVMSHPMAPSRSQQGPSRHGTPQMAQGTPAMSHATPIMRNVTPTQRMGHSSPNHPNMTQTPVMNQAMPANPQMNGGMGLTPQQQLLLQQRQQQIIAQQQGHMGHNQFTPQQLAQMQANAHAQQNIQSHQQQLLHAQQQQQQQQQQQQQQQQQQQQQQHPQQNQQPMQNAGNQHNQQAYQAQLMRAQFQQMQMVKQQQGGQQPQRQGQQSQPQHGSPQMTPQQQQAQQQQMMMAAAQANGGQVPPNMQGMNMAQRYNQLYQQRLLRLRHEMSQRYMPQYGPPTQYPPQIAQQYGPGLEKNAKAWVQDLMRREREAAQQQRANQVQAAVQAQQMQQQQQNMMHNGMGS; this is encoded by the exons ATGGCTACCGCGGTCTCCAAGCCGACCTCACAACCCCCGAAGATGAAGCGGCCGCCCCCGCCTTTTTCGCAGGCCGGGGTCAACGGAGTCAAGGCTCACCAGCCCTCATCTTCACCCCAGCTCGCGTCAAAACGCCCTCCCGGAAGTTTCACGGCCACTTCCAGCCCCAATCTCGCGAACGGCGTCGCCAATGTGGCGAATCCGGCCAAGGGTCCCCTGAACCGGACGAGGAACCAGTCGCAAAAGCTTGCGGATGCATCTTCGCGACTTGGCCGGCCATTGACGAGGGCGGAACTGGCGGACAGTGAAAATCGATCTGGGAGGACGTTTCCTGAGCCATATG TTAAAACCACACCATATATTCTCAATAAATACGCCAAACATCCTCCATCCCTCATCGTGCATCTTCATTTGACGCATTTTCGATTCGAGCAGCAAGATGGCAGCTTCCCGTACCACTCGGAGATGAAGATTATTATCGAGCACATTCGTGCTGGGACTGTTCCATACGACATgattgaagagctgctgcGAGCTGGCGTGCGCTTCTACGAAG GCTGTCTCATCGTCCGCGTGGTCGACCACAGATCCGTGTCGGCCCAAGCTAGAAAGTCCTCTGCGTCGCCATCCAATGGGAACAACGCACCTTTTTCCCTACACAACTATAACGAGCATATTACCCCGTCCGCCTACGTTCCTTACCCGAAGCAGAACCAGCTTGCCACTGATGGTGCGAAGTCTGCGGATACTGCCAATCAAGCTCAGCCCAATGGTGATGTATCTGAGCAAGCAGAAttccagacccagaaggTCGAATCTTCACAAAAGGCTTCTGCGCCTAAACCTCGAGTCTTCACCACAGTGCTGCATCCGACTCCGCGCACATTGCAGGCAGAGTTGACTTTACTTGTTACTACTCCTGATCCCAAATCTGCAAGATTGTCGGCTGCAAACCAGCTCGCCCGGACTCAGTCATCGTCAGTTGTGCCTCAATCACCAGCAACCGCCGGCAATCAAGAGCGCCCGGCAAAAAGACAGAAGACTCTTGTTGAGCCGCAGGATCTTCCAGAATGTGAAGCTAAGTTGACTCGGGCGTTGGCTGCTCCTCTGTTCCTGGATCCCGTGGACAGCTTTGAAGCTGCACAGAACCTGCTGAAGTTTTTGGAGAGCCCTCTTCATCGCGACCGGCCACCATCACCCAAGCGTCGGAAGAGAACCATTGCCGAGCTTGCGGCCGATGAGGCGCTGGctgcagaggaagagagatTTATGCTCATTATGGACGAGCGCTTGGAGCCCACAGTGACGGGTGCTACCGCTGGTACAAAGGCCGCTGTCGACGATGCGGGTGGAGTGGCGCCGTTCGAACCCCGGTTCTCTCGATTCAAGACACTGGAGACTATTCGTATGCAGCTTGATGATAAGGCTAAGCGCGAACATGAGATGAGTATGAAGCAGGAGCTGGCCAAGAGGCAACAGGCAGATCAGGAGAGAGAGCGGCGTCGCGCACTTGAACAGCGCCAAGCTGAAGAACATATGAAGGAGGAAGCACGGAGACATCAGCAACTGGCCGCTCAgcaggctcaggctcagcTTGCCGCTCAGCAACAGAATCGACATGTTATGGCACAGCCAAATGGTGTCACCCAAGGACAGCAGTCTTCGCCGGTTGTGCGCAACCAGACTCCTCACAGTACATCGTCTCCATTGGTCGGCAACACCATGGCTCACCAGGCGGTTCCAATGAGCATCAGTGCCTCTCAACAGTCGGGAAGCCCACCGCGACCTCCATCGGCCTTGCAGCATGCTCATCCTAATGTCATGAGTCATCCCATGGCTCCGTCACGAAGTCAACAAGGGCCAAGCCGGCATGGGACTCCGCAGATGGCCCAAGGCACACCAGCCATGTCGCATGCCACGCCCATTATGCGCAATGTTACCCCAACTCAGCGGATGGGCCACAGCAGTCCAAATCATCCAAACATGACCCAGACTCCGGTGATGAACCAGGCAATGCCTGCGAACCCGCAGATGAACGGTGGCATGGGTCTcacgccgcagcagcaactGCTCCTGCAACAGAGACAGCAACAGATTATTGCTCAACAGCAAGGGCATATGGGACACAATCAATTCACACCGCAGCAGCTTGCTCAAATGCAGGCTAATGCACATGCGCAGCAAAACATTCAATCCCATCAGCAACAGCTGTTGCAtgctcaacaacaacaacagcagcagcagcagcagcagcagcagcagcagcaacagcaacagcaacagcaacacCCGCAGCAAAACCAGCAACCCATGCAGAATGCCGGCAATCAACACAATCAGCAGGCGTATCAGGCCCAGCTCATGCGTGCTCAATTccagcagatgcagatggTCAAGCAACAACAAGGTGgacagcagccgcagcgacagggccagcagagccAACCTCAGCATGGCAGCCCGCAAATGACGCctcagcagcaacaggctcagcagcagcagatgatgatggctgcCGCCCAGGCCAATGGTGGCCAGGTGCCTCCGAACATGCAGGGTATGAATATGGCCCAAAGATATAACCAGCTTTATCAACAACGATTGCTGCGACTGCGACATGAAATGTCGCAGCGGTATATGCCGCAGTACGGACCACCAACGCAGTATCCGCCGCAGATTGCGCAGCAATACGGCCCTGGGCTCGAGAAGAACGCGAAAGCCTGGGTACAGGATCTCATGCGGCGCGAGCGTGAAGCTGCTCAGCAACAGCGCGCCAACCAAGTTCAAGCTGCAGTGCAAGCCCAACAGatgcagcaacaacaacagaACATGATGCATAACGGGATGGGCAGTTGA
- a CDS encoding uncharacterized protein (ID:PFLUO_001246-T1.cds;~source:funannotate), giving the protein MSYQDPRRRRGGAGAGFSSSGRRTATGYWIPLALTVGVATLSIAAWIWSERNDDDDEDDRPHDNGESPYPPPGTVGNNFPPPGYGPGEYARGTGAEVIPGQGAYDPSIMARMQGALRRTPSPQQIFDGASRRVVAGVTAAGAFVGGALTSIREENRGENRGDFEDHSRWSEEAQSRANERSQQATLSGALPGPATATGQSSFGKKKTVAIVVSSLSPAGSDEFTSGHASILSHLPEHVDIETSRIFVLIYAPDLKHAITPGSASQPTMSSASSYSNIAHEDAASSGELPAGDVPAEELEGTSPFFRTLYTQGQTLVEKESMIMPFSTATGYVHLVRHLSPDLVYVQESLAGNEGDAVRHISGWVRQVIVIVGGEGGHGGLIDSDEESALADQGENWWQAEGTTGIGKRIDVVDVLRIGDDWRRRVRGFD; this is encoded by the exons ATGTCCTACCAAGAtcctcgacgccgccgcggtGGAGCCGGCGCCGGCTTCAGCTCTTCAGGCAGGCGCACTGCTACAGGATATTGGATTCCCCTGGCATTGACCGTTGGAGTTGCTACCCTCAGCATTgcggcctggatctggaGCGAACGAaatgacgacgacgacgaagacgatcGTCCCCATGACAACGGGGAGAGTCCATATCCTCCTCCTGGCACTGTCGGAAACAACTTCCCTCCACCTGGCTACGGGCCCGGAGAATATGCGCGAGGCACAGGGGCAGAGGTGATACCCGGGCAGGGTGCATATGACCCCAGCATCATGGCGCGCATGCAGGGTGCTTTGCGCCGAACCCCCAGTCCGCAACAGATCTTCGACGGCGCCAGCAGGAGAGTGGTGGCCGGCGTGACTGCTGCGGGTGCCTTTGTTGGTGGCGCTCTCACATCGATCCGGGAAGAAAACCGAGGCGAAAACCGAGGCGACTTTGAGGACCACTCCAGATGGTCGGAAGAGGCCCAATCCCGAGCGAACGAGCGAAGTCAGCAAGCGACCTTGAGTGGTGCTTTGCCAGGCCCCGCGACAGCTACCGGCCAGTCCTCatttggcaagaagaagaccgtcGCAATCGTTGTATCCTCCCTTTCTCCCGCTGGTTCCGATGAATTTACCTCGGGACATGCT TCTATTCTATCCCACCTTCCGGAACATGTTGACATCGAGACCTCGAGAATCTTCGTTTTGATCTATGCCCCGGATCTGAAACACGCCATTACCCCAGGAAGCGCTTCCCAGCCGACCATGTCTAGCGCCTCATCATACTCAAACATTGCCCACGAAGATGCCGCGTCTTCTGGTGAACTTCCTGCTGGTGATGTGCCTGCCGAGGAACTCGAAGGCACGTCCCCCTTCTTCAGGACTTTGTACACCCAAGGCCAGACgctggtcgagaaggaaagcATGATCATGCCATTCAGCACCGCGACTGGATATGTGCACCTTGTGCGCCATCTCTCCCCGGACCTTGTCTATGTTCAAGAATCTCTTGCTGGAAACGAGGGTGACGCGGTGCGACACATCTCGGGATGGGTCCGTCAAGTCATTGTCATCGTTGGCGGTGAGGGTGGACATGGCGGTCTCATCGATAGCGATGAAGAATCCGCTCTGGCCGATCAAGGAGAAAACTGGTGGCAGGCAGAAGGCACCACCGGGATTGGGAAACGGATTGATGTCGTCGACGTGTTGCGCATTGGCGATGACTGGCGCCGACGAGTTCGCGGGTTCGACTAA
- a CDS encoding uncharacterized protein (ID:PFLUO_001247-T1.cds;~source:funannotate) produces MGPPVPATGLQALILCGPGVSLNTFTSTPEENPKGLIQIANRPQIFYPIEWCKKMGITSITLVSPPTAVPALEAALSQNPHLTSLPSPSPSVLAPADLDMVTGTAELLRLPEVQACIKSDFLLLPCDLICEIPGISFLETWMVEGRRGGLSVFYPTQGREESIKKEATDFVCMAPLEGDEIDNRSERGLSKLVLSMPMDTLKEKMEEDKGLLIRHSLVKRHAQVKMLTSYRDAHIYVFPYWVKDFARLNEKFQSVSEDLVGWWAKSEWQMGLGEKLKMNEIFQQESHSSAAGENGSDDGDIEQEISLTNMSTTKTGTTDIYSENPVAYASRVKGPGSEAKSELIIPPMLAYTHSSLSSAPLVRRVDSSAILLSTSLRLAKLESIEEVGRAAASPFAFNTKIAETANVAQKSTVTKSDCLVGENTTIEERCVIKESVIGANCKISMGARLQRCVLMDGAVVGPRAQLTGCVLGKRSNVGRECVLKDSEVQHGNSIPDETEAKNEKFMIFEGMDEDGMDVSGDFDDDQDLGF; encoded by the exons ATGGGACCCCCTGTTCCAGCTACGGGCCTGCAGGCTCTCATCCTCTGCG GGCCCGGTGTATCCCTCAACACTTTCACTTCAACCCCGGAGGAGAACCCCAAGGGTTTGATTCAGATAGCCAACCGGCCACAGATCTTTTATCCTATCGAATGGTGCAAGAAAATGGGAATCACTTCTATCACATTGGTTTCACCCCCAACCGCCGTTCCAGCCCTCGAGGCCGCGCTCTCCCAAAATCCGCATCTCACTAGCCTACCGTCCCCTTCACCGTCAGTTCTGGCACCTGCCGACCTAGACATGGTTACAGGCACTGCagagcttcttcgccttccgGAAGTTCAGGCGTGCATCAAATCcgactttcttcttcttccgtgtGATCTCATTTGCGAGATCCCTGGCATCTCTTTCTTGGAGACCTGGATGGTTGAAGgtcgccgtggtggtctTAGTGTTTTCTACCCGACACAAGGCCGGGAGGAGAGCATTAAGAAGGAGGCTACCGACTTTGTGTGTATGGCACCGCTGGAAGGAGACGAGATTGACAACCGATCGGAACGTGGCCTTTCAAAACTGGTTCTTTCAATGCCAATGGATACACTAAAGGAGAaaatggaggaagacaaggGATTGCTGATCCGTCACTCGTTGGTGAAGAGGCATGCTCAGGTCAAGATGCTGACCAGCTATCGCGACGCTCACATCTATGTCTTCCCGTACTGGGTCAAGGACTTTGCACGGCTCAATGAGAAGTTTCAAAGCGTCAGCGAAGACTTGGTGGGATGGTGGGCGAAGTCAGAGTGGCAAATGGGGTTGGGCGAGAAGTTGAAAATGAACGAGATTTTCCAGCAGGAAAGCCACAGTTCAGCAGCCGGAGAAAATGGCAGTGACGACGGCGATATCGAGCAAGAAATATCACTCACCAACATGTCTACGACGAAAACCGGCACTACGGATATCTACTCGGAGAACCCAGTCGCTTATGCATCCCGTGTCAAGGGTCCGGGCTCGGAAGCTAAGAGCGAATTGATCATCCCACCCATGTTGGCTTACACCCATTCATCTTTATCATCTGCTCCATTGGTCCGGCGCGTCGACAGCTCTGCGATCCTTCTATCTACGTCTCTTCGCCTAGCCAAACTCGAGTCTATCGAAGAGGTTGGCCGTGCCGCGGCTTCACCTTTTGCCTTCAACACCAAAATCGCCGAGACGGCCAACGTTGCGCAAAAGAGCACGGTTACGAAGAGCGACTGCCTCGTGGGCGAGAACACGACTATCGAAGAGCGCTGCGTTATTAAGGAGAGCGTGATCGGAGCGAACTGCAAGATCTCGATGGGCGCTCGACTGCAGCGGTGTGTTTTGATGGATGGGGCTGTCGTTGGGCCCCGGGCCCAATTAACGGGCTGTGTGTTGGGCAAGCGCAGCAATGTCGGCCGCGAGTGCGTCCTCAAGGATTCGGAGGTACAGCATGGAAACTCCATCCCTGATGAGACCGAAGCCAAGAACGAGAAGTTTATGATTTTCGAGGGtatggatgaggatggcatGGATGTTTCGGGGGATTTTGATGACGACCAGGACCTTGGATTCTAG
- a CDS encoding uncharacterized protein (ID:PFLUO_001248-T1.cds;~source:funannotate): MAALVQTLPQQTGTIPLLPTRPSSSSGPFTSQSTAPSSRAHTMSWSGFNAANSGGYQAGYPVVAPYGYAAPTLGHSPDAQHRQSWSPHMRPENRTFSAPAIAPGPMNPAYVGAHPRVAPHPAAGSVSTSSSSNSSFRSHFSKDDSALPSRQLRGDQQLRPLSTANIPSPVSVMNISSPSGAVKPSPNRYRRGNQRAEVVSPSPSSASGSPLQASTLVSPEDPAATLSSTPNVLRLNGHSRVSSVDDSSHGDRSQPELAKRYRRRSVGHIDSSTYPNLQLQLPTNPPPSGSYDFISFDANRRPQSAHSQRESVGSNHSAHSSTSSVREGTAADPSSANIKSGKSEEIKRKPSPLSQPVSASTQSPQPAKTTDDPEHKSSPSPLDSPAAKRLTELKNEGKRPGKSRLRRAFSFGSASELLKASAQTNANKREAVAAERARREALQDELGPEQAAIAEQQEAGGLGESIYSHQSHFFTGSTDNLSISSTASSASMMLRKMGKGMKKSTRSLVGLFRAKSIASMNSTEGATVGPSMPQISVVNVEAERESVAVNADPQDMHHGGTVFPKVEGSGSEHGRSNFVQDKIAMENSQSRKSIMGGDRERAEVLAAVRKGILKKTHSDLDVSTAAHALNSTIDSPHSSAPTTPEESTRSAHRHTDSVKIAGEDYFLSTEGRYTASEAKSAPITPQAVAGRNIVFSPRIQFHETWPSGEYDRRGEIATCNRLTPLLAQQIREEINNFKMEMEVHENSKIYTHFI; encoded by the exons ATGGCTGCGTTGGTTCAAACACTCCCTCAACAGACTGGCACCATTCCCCTACTCCCGACGCgtccctcttcttcctccggccCCTTCACCTCCCAGTCCACAGCCCCGAGCTCTCGGGCTCATACGATGTCGTGGAGTGGTTTCAATGCGGCCAACTCGGGGGGCTATCAAGCAGGCTACCCTGTGGTGGCTCCCTACGGCTACGCAGCTCCAACCCTGGGACATTCCCCCGATGCCCAACACCGCCAATCCTGGTCGCCTCACATGCGGCCAGAGAACCGCACCTTCTCTGCCCCAGCGATCGCCCCGGGCCCCATGAACCCGGCCTATGTCGGTGCCCATCCCCGAGTCGCACCTCATCCTGCAGCTGGTTCTGTATcgacctcgtcttcctccaacTCTTCCTTTCGTTCCCACTTCTCCAAGGACGACAGTGCACTCCCTTCAAGGCAGCTGAGGGGTGACCAGCAGCTGCGTCCGCTGTCCACCGCCAACATCCCCTCTCCTGTTTCCGTCATGAACATCTCCTCTCCGTCCGGCGCCGTCAAGCCCTCCCCAAATCGATATCGCCGCGGCAACCAACGTGCGGAGGTTGTTTCCCCATCACCGTCTTCAGCAAGTGGGTCGCCTCTTCAAGCATCGACTCTGGTGTCACCGGAGGACCCAGCGGCCACGTTGAGCTCCACTCCCAACGTTCTTCGACTGAATGGCCATAGTCGGGTTTCAAGCGTGGATGATTCGTCCCATGGGGACCGATCGCAGCCAGAGCTAGCTAAGCGGTATCGTCGCCGAAGTGTGGGACATATTGACTCTTCGACCTATCCCAACCTGCAGCTCCAGCTTCCGACAAACCCACCCCCATCCGGTTCTTACGACTTCATCTCCTTTGACGCCAACCGTCGACCCCAATCGGCCCATTCGCAGCGAGAGAGTGTGGGGAGCAATCATTCTGCTCactcttcgacttcttcggtgCGTGAAGGGACTGCTGCAGACCCGTCCTCGGCCAATATTAAAAGCGGCAAGTCCGAAGAGATCAAACGCAAGCCGTCACCTCTGTCACAACCCGTCTCTGCGAGCACTCAATCCCCACAACCCGCAAAAACCACCGACGATCCTGAACATAaatcttctccctctccgtTGGATTCTCCCGCAGCGAAACGTCTCACCGAGCTGAAGAATGAGGGCAAGCGGCCCGGCAAGTCACGCTTGCGACGGGCTTTCTCCTTTGGGAGCGCCTCGGAACTCCTGAAGGCGTCGGCACAGACCAATGCAAATAAGCGTGAAGCAGTTGCTGCGGAGAGGGCTCGCCGGGAAGCTCTTCAGGATGAACTTGGCCCAGAGCAGGCTGCGATTGCCGAGCAACAAGAAGCTGGTGGTTTGGGCGAAAGCATCTATTCCCACCAGAGCCACTTCTTTACCGGATCTACCGACAACTTGTCGATCTCATCtacggcctcctcggcctcgatgaTGCTTCGCAAAATGGGCAAGGGCATGAAAAAGTCCACCCGGTCACTCGTGGGTCTGTTCCGGGCAAAGTCTATCGCCAGTATGAATTCGACGGAGGGTGCAACGGTGGGGCCTTCGATGCCTCAGATTTCTGTGGTGAATGTTGAAGCTGAACGTGAGAGCGTGGCGGTCAACGCTGATCCTCAGGACATGCATCATGGCGGTACAGTCTTTCCCAAAGTAGAGGGCAGTGGGTCGGAGCATGGACGATCCAACTTTGTCCAGGACAAAATCGCGATGGAGAACTCCCAATCGCGTAAAAGCATTATGGGAGGAGATCGGGAGCGTGCGGAGGTTCTGGCGGCTGTCCGGAAGGGTATCCTCAAGA AAACGCACTCCGACCTGGATGTTTCGACGGCGGCCCATGCGCTCAACAGCACCATCGACTCGCCGCACTCCAGTGCCCCGACTACCCCCGAGGAATCGACGCGCTCCGCCCATCGTCACACGGACTCGGTGAAAATCGCAGGAGAAGATTACTTCCTCTCGACCGAGGGTCGGTACACTGCCTCTGAGGCGAAGAGTGCACCCATCACTCCACAGGCGGTGGCCGGAAGAAACATTGTGTTCAGCCCTCGTATCCAGTTCCACGAGACCTGGCCGAGTGGTGAGTATGATCGACGCGGCGAGATTGCGACTTGTAATCGCTTGACGCCTCTGCTGGCCCAGCAGATTCGGGAGGAGATTAACAACTTTAAAATG GAGATGGAGGTTCACGAGAATTCGAAGATCTACACACACTTCATCTGA